CCTGAGCTGCCCAGCAGTGCCCTGGCTCAGCTTAGCATGACCTTCCCtacacaggaaggaagggaggctaGTGAGGGAGCGGGCACGCCGACCCTGTGGCTGTGGAGCTGCTGCAGGGCCTAATTGGCCGCCTAATGGAGCTGTGTCAAGAGGCTTGTGCTGCAGTTACAGTAACTGCCCTTTGTGGCCAGCAAGTAATTAAATGTGAAAAGCGTCCCCGCTGTGCTTCCTGTGAGTCACCGGGCTGATGGCTCTGGTGGGCAGCCCCCCTCCCCACGCACCTGCACCTGCGCCTCCCGCGATGCCCAGGGGGTGGTGCTTGGCAGCCTTGCATACCCAAGCCAAGGTGTGGTGACCATGGTGACCGACACTGGCTGTTGTGGCTGAGATGTTCTGGGCACCAGCTCAGATCTGGCTGCCTCGGCCACCGACCTCTAGTGTTCCTTCGCtcgtttgttcattcattcattcattcatttgttctttgaaaagtcTTGGACTCTAGCCCACCCTCTCTGCCAGCAGACTgagccatccccctgcctctggtgaGCCCGGGTGACAGGCATGCCCCTGCTTTCTGCGTCCCTGTGAGAGAGCAGCCTCAGCCAGGACCCCCTAACCGCTCCGGCCTGTTTCCCCGAGTCACTCGCCGGGGTCGCTGTGGGCTCGGGGCGGGTTTCATGGACGGGGGCTGACACAGATGTCTGACCCGTCGAGCCCTTGGTGCTGGGGTGACGGGTACCGGCCACTGTACCCATCTCATTCcctgctggggatggagcccagagcCTCATGAATGCTGGGCAGAAAGGTAGCCTGGGCTACTACATAGAGGGCAGGGCCCAAGGCCAGCATAAGGTCTCTGAGGTCCTGTttcaataggaaaagaaaaatgcccCGGCTGGGTCCTACTGTGTCTTCCTGCTTAGACCAGGGGGCTGAGGGAGGGGCGCGAGCTCGGGCAGCCACAGTCCTCCTCCCGAATCCGAATCCAGATGGGGGGCCCTGCTTCCCTGAGGTAGAGCTCATCTTTCTGTTACACCCTCCCACACCCCTCTCTTTTCCTGTCCCCAACTGTTCAGTTGGTGACAAACAGCCCATGATCCTCAAATGGCGGATCCTGTCGGCCACCAACGACCTGGACCGTGTATCCGCAGTGGCACTGCCGAAACTGCCCATCTCACTCACCAACACTGACCTCAAGGTGGCCAGTGACACCCAGTTCTACCCAGGCCTTGGTACGTACAGGCCCAGGGCTGCACCTGGACCTGTGTGTGGCAGGggctaggggtggggtggggtgggttctGAGTGTTAAGGATTACTGCCCTCATGTTGTGATAAAGGTCCAGAAAGCTGCCAAATAGCTGTGCTCCTTAATATATAAAGAGCTGTGGCCGGTTGATAAAAAGCTGCATTCCTTAATATGTAGAGTTGTAGCTGATTGACACATTATGTTCCTTAAGATGTACACAGCTTGGGGGCCGGAGAGACGGCTTAGTgtgtaagagcactgactatgcttctgaagtcctgagttcaattcccagcaaccatatggtggctcacaatcatctgtaatgggatctgacgccctctcccggtgtctgaagacagcaacagtgtgctcataaataaatgtcttttaaaaaaaagtgcacAGCTTAGATAATTAATACAAAACCATGCTTCTCGATATGTAAAGAGCTATGGCTAAGTAACAGTTTAGGAACATGGGGCAAAATCCTTTTGCTGAGACAAATACATAATCACTAAAGTGTGTTGTGTTGGTCCTGGGTTCTTGACAGACAGTTGGGTGCCTTCTCCAGCCAGCTGCTCGGCTGAGGTGGGGTTGCTTCTGTGTGCCTAGGTCCTTATTCCCCTGCCTCTCTCCTGTGATGGGGAGAATGCACTAAAGGTGGGACCGTGGTCTAGCCTGAGGAATATTcgggagggagacaggaagggggCCGCTCCCACCCCGTCCTGACCACAAACCGCGTTCGTTCGTCCCCGCAGGCCTAGCGCTGGCCTTCCAGGACGGCAGCGTGCACATGGTGCACCGCCTGTCCCTGCAGACCATGGCGGTGTTCTACAGCTCCGCCCCGCGCTCGCTGGATGAGCCCGCCCTGAAGCGCCCGCGCACCACTTGCCCCGCCGTCCACTTTAAGGCCATGCAGCTGTCCTGGACTTCGCTGGCCCTGGTGGGCATCGACAACCACGGGAAGGTGAGCGCcgggcagggaggggcagggagggagggcggCTGGAGGAGAGGAGGTCGGGTGGGCGGTGCCCGCCCCCTCAGCTCAGCCTCCCCCCCAGCTCAGCATGCTGCGCGTCTCTCCGTCTCTGGGCCACCCACTGGAGCCCAAGCTGGCCCTGCAGCACCTGCTGTTCCTGCTGGAGTACTGCATGGTGACCGGCTACGACTGGTGGGACATCCTGCTGCATGTGCAGCCGGGCATGGTGCAGAGCCTGGTGGAGCGGCTGCACGAGGAGTACACGCGCCAGAAGCCCGCCCTGCAGCAGGTGGGCGGTGGGAGGCTCCTCCAACTGTCCGCGGACTGCCCTGCCCCTGCTCTCTGTGGGGGACAAGATGGAGGGGAGCCGGCGTGTGGAGCCTGCGGGCCGGAGACTGGGGCAGGAGGACCGTGATCGGCACttcaggagaccttgtctcagaactAAGCAGACAGGACTGCGcctcaggagtgggtgggcagcaCGTGGAAGCACGCGGCCCCTGTCACCCTTGCTAGTGAGGGGTGACCCGCCTGGGGAGGGTTCCATCACAGTGGCCCTTCCCCATAGTCCCTTGCTCCCTGGGCCCTGGGTGCGAGCCCCTGGCTGGACAGGCCTTCCACTCACTTCTGTGCCACTGCCTTCCAAGGTCCTCTCCACCCGGATCCTGGCCATGAAGGCCTCGCTGTGCAAACTGTCGCCCTGCACAGTGGCTCGTGTGTGTGACTACCACACCAAGCTGTTCCTCATGGCCGTCACATCCACCCTCAAGTCGCTGCTGCGCCCACACTTCCTCAACACCCCCGACAAGAGCCCCGGGGACCGCCTGGCCGAGATCTGCGCCAAGATCACCGATGTTGGTGGGTGTGCGCCCCGTACGGAACAGGCGGGTCGCAGTCACCATGTAATCCAAAACCAgccctgggggtggggactggggagGCGTCCAGCTCCAGGCCTGCGCCCAAGCCCTGTGCAGCTGTCCATGTCCTTGGGTGTGAGGTGTGACCtggtggtagagcacctgccctGCATAAACCAGATGTGGTACTGCACAAAGGTCAGAGGGTCAAAGCCTACAAGCTAGTGGACAGTCCGGGGTACTTAAgatgctccaaaaaaaaaaaaagtgactttcTGAGTGACCTAGACGCCTGAACAGAAGTTACGGCTGCCTTGTTTCTCTCACTCCCTTTTCACAGCCGAGTGGTATTCCTTTCTGTAGAACTATAGTAGTGGCTTCTGGCGTCCTGAAGGCAGGTGGTTGAAGTCCAGGTTGAGGAGGGTCCTCCTCCACCCCCGGCTTCCCTTAGCACCCTTCCCTGTCCCCACAGACATCGACAAAGTCATGATCAACCTGAAGACGGAAGAGTTCGTCCTAGACATGAACATCCTGCAGGCGCTGCAGCAGTTGCTACAGTGGGTGGGAGACTTTGTGCTCTACCTCCTGGTCAGCCTGCCCAACCAGGTGCAGCCCCGCCCCCTGGCCAGCCCCGCCCCATCACTCTgccccgcccctggccagccacACCCCCATCAGCCTGCCCAACCAGGTGCAGCCCCGCCCCCTGGCCAGCCCCGCCCCGTCACTCTgccccgcccctggccagccacACCCCCATCAGCCTGCCCAACCAGGTGCAGCCCCGCCCCCTGGCCAGCCCCGCCCCATCACTCTGCCCCGCCCCATCACTCTgccccgcccctggccagccacACCCCTGTCAGCCTGCCCAACCAGGTGCAGCCCCGCCCCCTGGCCTGCCCCGCCCCCTGGCCAGCCACACCCCTTCTCCAGTCCTCCTGTCCTAGCCTTTATTTGAGTGAGCTGCCCACGGGGTCCCCCAAAAGAATGACTCCGCCTTCCTGTCTGTCCCTGGGTCATTTGAGGGGTTCAGATAGCCGCACTTGCCAGGCTCGGCCTCCACTAGGTGCTGAGGGACACTGCAGACACTGACCGGTCGGTCATTCTCGGGCCACCCTCGGCCAGTGGGGCTGAGCACGGTTCTGGCCTCCCCAGCTCGGCCAGCTGTGGCCCTGCAGTGGAGGCCACATGTGTCCCCTGCCCTCCCCGGGGTTCAGGGGTCAGCTGGTGACTGGCCCATTCCACGCACAGCAGCTCGTGGTTCACATCCCGCCCTCACTCCCAGCGTCCCCACCCACAGGGCTCCCCGCTGAGACCGGGCCACAGCTTCCTCCGCGACGGCACCTCCCTGGGCATGCTGCGGGAGTTGATGGTCGTCATCCGGATCTGGGGCCTGCTGAAGCCCAGCTGCCTGCCCGTCTACACGGCCACCTCGGACACCCAGGACAGCATGTCCCTGCTCTTCCGGCTGCTCACCAAGCTGTGGATCTGCTGTGAGGCGCTCTGATATACACACCCACAGCTTCCCATCTGCCCACCCCGTCCCCAATCGGGTGGAGATGTGTGAGGGCGGAGCCCCGGGAGGCTGCTGCGGGGTGTGTGGGGGGAACAGCAGCTTCCTGGGAAGGCGGGTCTGTGTAGTGGCTCCTGACCCCTCCCCGCAGGCCGTGACGAGGGCCCGGCCAGCGAACCCGACGAGGGCTTGGTGGATGAGTGCTGCCTGCTACCGAGCCAGCTGCTGGTCCCCAACCTGGACTGGCTCCCTGCCAGTGACGGCCTGGTCAGTCGCCTGCAGCCCAAGCAGCCCCTGCGCCTGCGCTTCGGCAGGGTGCCCACGCTGCCCAGCAGCACCTCCACCCTGCAGCTGGACGGCCTCACCAGGTACGCGCTGCCAGCCCCTCCGCCGCCGCAGCCCCTGAAGGTGTCCACACCGCAGCGCCACCGCCCCACGGCTCTCCCTACGACGGCGCCAGCACTTCTAGAGCCTGGTGTCTGTAGTGACCGAGTTCCGCTCATGGCATCTTGCAGTAGATGAGGACTTTCCATTCCAGCCTCTGCTGTGCGCTCAGACAGGGTTTGTTGTGTTTTGACACAGAGgaccctggcagtcctggaacttgctctgtagcccaggctggcctccttgACCTCCGTGATcacttgcctccacctcccaagtgctggccttaaaggtgtgtgctgcacCACCACTGAGatgttttgaatttgtttttttgttttcttttgttttgtttcacgtagcccaggctggcctcacacttgctGTGTGGGAGGAGTCTGACCAGCCTCTACCTCTGCACAAACAGCTCTGCATGTAGAATTCATTTCCTTCAGGGATTTGCTAAAGCTGTAGTGGAGCACCTGTTCCAGGCCAGCGTTTGCTGATAAGGGACCGCTGTGCCCCTCCCATGCACGCACGCATCGAGGCTGCACCCTGCTGTGCACACTGGCCCTACCTCACCAGGGAAAGGCCACCTGCCGTTTGTTATGGTTGCACCAGGGGTCACCCAGCAGAAGCCACCCGCTGCTGCCTGGCTCACAGGGCCCGGTGGATGCAGGTCCCACGCCCACCCCTCACTGCCCTCTCATTCCCAGGGCCCCTGGCCAGCCCAAGATCGACCACCTCCGGAGGTTACACCTGGGCGCCTACCCCACCAAGGAGTGCAAAGCCTGCACCAGGTGAGGCTGCGGCTGGGCCAGGGCCCCGTGTCCCTCCTGGGCCGCACAGATAGGGTGGATGGGGGGGCCTTGGCTGTGCCCTCGTGTCCTGCCTGGCTTGGGCTGGCTGCGTTGTGGGGGACATATCATCCGCCCAGCAGTGCAGATACGGCAGGGTAAGGTGAGTGCCAACACTCCCTGGCTCCCCAGGTGTGGCTGTGTCACTATGCTGAAGTCACCCAACGAGGCCACCGCTGTGAAACAGTGGGAACAACGCTGGATCAAGAACTGCCTGTGTGGTGGGCTGTGGCGGAGGGTGCCTCTCAGCTGTTCCTGAGCCGCAGCCGCCAGCCTGCGTGTGTACAGCACAGACGCAGGGGACTGTCTGTGATGGAACACTGGCCTTCGAGGCACTAGTGCCCACCAACAGCCTGCATCCGCCCCTCCTAGGGGCCTGTGGCATCTCTAGGACCTGAGTCCCACGGTCAGACCCAAGCAACGGGAAGGAGCTGGGCTGTGCTCGTCCGCATGCCGCTGTCCTGGGTGGACCGTCTGCCTGGTTTTCTTTGGGGCCTACGGGAGGGGAGAATGACCCAATAAAGTTCTCTTGTACACAGGCCTTTGCTGTCCCCGCGATCCCCGCTCTGCCCACTAGGTGAGGCTCTGTCCCTGCCCCAGCTGCCTCATCTCCTGGTTTCTGTGGCCTCTGCTGTTGTCGCCAGGGGCCCTGCTTTCTAGTGTCCCCATTTTGTCTGTCCCCTGCAGCCGCCCAGGCCTCTTTGCTCTTGGTAATCGGTTTTGTTGTTTACTCCCTGGAGCCCTGTGGAGCCGCGTACAAGGCTTTGGCCACACACggcccagctctggggaggacCTGCCTAAGCCTCCTGCAGAGCATGTGCCACTCTGCTTGGCTACTCTGTGGgatcattctttgttttttttggatttgtttttttttttttgagacagggtttctctgtgtagccgtggctgtcctggaactcactctgtagaccaggctggcctcgaactcagaaatctgcctgcctctgcctcccagagtgctgggattgcaggcgtgcgccaccaccgcccggcctgtgGGATCATTCTTCTACCCTTCCAACCCCTGACACTAGTAGGGATAAGGGGTGACGTCATTGTCACGCTACCTCCTCCTGATTTTCTTGGGGCGTTTGATCTTCACCAGCAAGTTATCCAACCTCTTTGCACAGGATGACTTAAACAGCAATAACCACCAATCCGCTGCCAACAACAACAGTTCTAGAATATGTATAGAGAGTCCTCACAACTGCAAATGTCACACAATCGCAGAAacttatctgcagctggcaaaaccacagctctgctagagcacgaggcaaatcatagtcagctgccgCAGTCTGAACAGCCCACACCTGagattaaaaaccaaaacatttctgggttttctgtttttaaagcaaACCCCAGAATTACTGGTGTGCTCCACTTCAGTGTGGGCAAGCCACAGGCAGACAAGGTCACAGGACCAGGCGAGGCACACCAACTTTGAACTGCCTTCTCCCCAATGCTGGAAGAGGTTCCCTGGAGGTTCTGTGACTTCCCTTCGGCCTGCCCACTGCTGCCCCTACAGAACCCCTCTGCCAATAGCCAGCAGCGTGGTGGTGCGGCATCCTGGCCACTCACAAGCCCAGCTTCCTGGCCTGTAGCTGAAACACGGCTGCCAGGGTGGCAGGCCAGGGAGCCGCCCCACACAAGCGCCCTTCCTCCTGCCAGCCTGAAAGGCCGCTCCCGTCCGTTCTCTGCAGAGTGCTGGCCATGCACAGATGTGAGTCTCAAGCCATCTGGGGGAAATGCTAGACGCAGCTGAGTGGCGCCACAGGCTCCTCTGTTGAGATGATGAAACACTGACATTCGAGGCACCAGTGCCCACCAACAGCCTGGGTCCGCCCCTCCTAGGGCCGTGTGGCATCTCTAGTGCCCGAGTCCCACGGTCAGACCCAAGCCAACGAGAAGGAGCTGGGCTGTGTGGTCATCCTTTAAAGACCCACAGTCCACATGCCGCTGTCCTGGGTGGGGTCGTCTGCCTCATTTTCTTTGGGGCCTACGGGAAGGGAGAATGACCCTATGAAGTTCTCTGAGCTTTGACTGAGCACTCTGGGATTGCAAGGCAAGTGGTATTAAAGCACTAACCTCCGGCGGAAGCAGGTGGGGGCGAACCTACTTCTGTGGCTACTCCTCTCCCTAAGCCCAGTGGCTGCACACAGTTGGTGCTCGATAAGTGCTCATTCTTAAAGACAACTCCAAGCTGAACCGGCCTAGCAGAAACAAATTTCAGACCCAGGATCCAGTTCTACCCTCGAGTAGCGTCACCTCTCGGATCCTCAGTCTCCAACACCTACAGGCAGCCAGAAGGCTCCCTTTGCATCAGTGTCCTGTAGAAAGGCACAGGGAGGGTCTGGGTTCGAGTTCTGCCCATTGTGCCACTACAGACATGACCAACTAACTCCCTCTTCAGTGAACCAGTACGGTCTCTGGGTTGGAATACGGTCTTGTTCATGGCTGCTCTGTGCTTCGGTTTCCTCTTTTAGTATTTATGTGGTAAGGCTCACCATAAGAGCTGTCAGCCCAGACTACAGTCCTGGGTGCAGCAGGACCTCAGTGGGACGGGAGTGAGCCCCGCCTCACGGTTCTAAAAGGAGCACGCGCGCCTCCGTGTGGCCGAGCGTGGAACCACCTGCCTTCAGCCCTGTGGGTGTGTATGCAGCAGGCACTCAATAAAGACGCACAGGGCTCAGATGCATGCATTTATTGTGAGCCACGTGCCTCTGGGGTCCCCTCAGGCCGTCACGTTACCATTCATGACGTCATCGATCCACGTCAGGTAGGTTGCCACTCGGGTAAAGACGCCTGGCTTTCTGCGGTTGCCACAGACTCGAGAGCCCCACGCAACCACGCCTTCGACCACGTCCCTGCACACTAGGGGGCTGCCGGAGTCGCCCTGTGGGGCGGGGCCACGAGTGACATGCCCACCCAATAGCCAGCAAGAAACTGACGCCCCGAAACTCCAGAGATTCCTGAACCCCACCCTTCCCGCGTGCCAAGCCCCTCGCTAGCCTCCACAGCCCCTCACCTCCACCCGCCCACCCCACGTCACCCAGGCCGCGTCCCTCACCCTGCAAGTGTCCCTACGGTTGCTCTCTGTACACATCATGTTCTTGGTGACTGCCCCATCATGGTGCGCGCGCTCATTGCAGGTCGTCCGGTCCATGATTGGCACCGTCAGCTGCTGCAGGACATCAGGCCTGCGGCCCGCATGGGTGACCACGCCCCATCCAGCCACGTCGCACAGCGTGCCGGGTTCCACTTCTTGATCCACGCGTTGCAAGGGCAGGGGTCTCACGTGGGGACCCAACGACACATTCTGGGctagctggggggggggtggaagggCAAGATGTCTGAGTAGGGGGCAGAGTCAGGAAATGAGAGCGGAGGCGGGGCGGAGGTGGCGGACAGGGACCCTGTTGCAGAAGGGTGGACTCCAGCGTCCTCACCTGAAGGAGGACGAGGTCGTCCTCGACGCTGTCAGGCCGGCTGCGCGGGTGAAGCACTGCCCGCTGCACGTCATACAGTCGCTTGTGGGGTTCAGGGATGGACAGGGAGTGGGCGCCCAGGAGCACCTGCACAAAGTCAGCCTTGGTCCTGGGGACAGGACGAGGGCGCACCTCAGATCCGCGTCCCGGCCTCCTgaggccccgccccgccccaccccaccccaccccaccccaccccaccccgccacTCACACTCCATCCATGCAGTGCGCGGCGCTCAGCACCCAGTGCTCGTCCACCAGGGCGCCACCGCACACGTGTGTGCCGTTCACTTGCACCGAAGCCATGTAGGGCCGCGCGTGGGCCCTGGCCTCCTGGCCACCCAGAATCCGGCCTCGGGGCTGCGCTGCTCAGGAGGGTGGGTGGACTGTAAGGACTGGGGTGGACTGCACCTAAAGAGTGCCCATCTGACCGCAGACACCTCCAAACCGCTTGCCCCAGACCCAAAAGCCATCTCGGTAAAGTGCATTTCCGAGGGCACTGCAGATTCAGCGGCCTGGTGGGTGGGTGACTCACACCCCTCAAGAGCACGGTGACCCTGCAGCAGGCTGAAGACAACTCCGCAGATCAAAGGCGTGTTCGGGGCCCTTTAACCAGCTGACCCTTCTCGCTAGCCCGAAGGTGAATGCTAGTTCTTTAATTCTGTAAAGTCTACagatttttaaatccagatttAAGATTCTTGCTGTTGATAAAATCTCTGAAACCAGAAGGCTCAGATTACAGATTCCGCATTCTAGAGCTGCGTGTTGAACTGCAAGGGACCTCTGACCTACCCCCGCCCCCCTCACTCACCGCATACTGTCGCCCCCAGGACCACCAGAGCCACGAGGTACACGGAACTGCTCATTCTGCCGCCGCCACTGACCGCCCCAGCCACTGACCACCCCAGCCACTGACCGCCCCAGCCACTGACCGCCCCAGCAGGCTCTCAGAGCTGTTTAAAGGACAGGCGCCGGCCTCCAGCCCCCTGCCTGGTGGGCAGAGACCCAACTAGGGAAGGGGAAATCTAAGCTTTCGATGTGTCAGCCGTTCTGGGGTGGATTATGTGAACCTGCCAGGTGCTGGGGGCAGGGcaatccctcctctccctcctgcacAGGACCCTGACCGGTGCCCACTCAGAAGGTCGGCAGGCACAAGACATGGGTGGAGAGCAGAGACTGGACCACCTGTTGTCCTGGCCCAGGGAGATCCTTCCAGCTTGATGTCTGTCGTGTCTGCTGCAATTGGAGCAGTCGGAGGCCAGCTAGCGGCAGCCTCCACCCCGcggactccccctccccctcctccttcagcTTGGAGGGAAGGTTGCTTGACAGTGGGGGGAGGGCCCTTGAATCCTTGGTCCTCATTCCTGTAGCTGTGGGGTCTCACAGCTCAGCAAGCAGACTGCCGACATGAAGTTTCATTTCCTGTGGCACCACCTTCAGGCTCGTCTTGATCCAGGCACAGCCTTCCCTCACTAGGCTCTCCCCTGTCGTGGTTATGAGCACCTCGACTCTAAAACGAGACCCTCATGTCAATCAAAGTGTTGATTGGCTGAGCCAAGGGCCTCACCAAAGCTAACCGTGAGGGTGGGCTCTGGAGGGGAGAGATGGGCAGCGAGGGTGGGAGCCCCAGGCTCAGCTCAGCCACTCTTGTCTTTAGCGGTGACACAGTGTTGTGGCTGTGTTGGCCACAGGACTCTCCTTACGATCAGAAGCCACCTGGGTGACACACTTTGAACCACAGCACGCCAGAGGCAGACGCAGAAGAATCTccgtgagtttgaagacagcctgggtcACAAAGTGGGCCACACTGTGGGtcatacagtgagttccaggacaactgtgGCTggtgactcaaaacaaaacaaaacagaagcagaagcagtttGGGGCAGAACTGTGTTGTGAAAACGGGAACCAAAGAAATTGTAACGAAATTTGGCAATCTCCCAGGGTCATGCAGCGGGATACTTCAGTAAGCAGCTCCGGACTTCCACAGACGTGGAACACTGTTCTGGG
The sequence above is drawn from the Apodemus sylvaticus chromosome 20, mApoSyl1.1, whole genome shotgun sequence genome and encodes:
- the Cfd gene encoding complement factor D, which produces MSSSVYLVALVVLGATVCAQPRGRILGGQEARAHARPYMASVQVNGTHVCGGALVDEHWVLSAAHCMDGVTKADFVQVLLGAHSLSIPEPHKRLYDVQRAVLHPRSRPDSVEDDLVLLQLAQNVSLGPHVRPLPLQRVDQEVEPGTLCDVAGWGVVTHAGRRPDVLQQLTVPIMDRTTCNERAHHDGAVTKNMMCTESNRRDTCRGDSGSPLVCRDVVEGVVAWGSRVCGNRRKPGVFTRVATYLTWIDDVMNGNVTA
- the Med16 gene encoding mediator of RNA polymerase II transcription subunit 16 isoform X2, yielding MAAPDPGRWGECGPRPPGRLGARGGQEPGTVLGAVGMMDLAYVCEWEKWAKSTYCPSLPLACAWSCRNLIAFTTDLRNEDQDLTHLIHILDTEHPWEVHSVSSGHSEAITCLEWDQSGSRLLSADADGQIKCWSMADHLANSWESSVGSQVEGDPIVALSWLHNGVKLALHVEKSGASSFGEKFSRVKFSPSLTLFGGKPMEGWIAVTVSGLVTVSLLKPSGQVLTSTESLCRLRGRVALADIAFTGGGNIVVAAADGSSASPVKFYKVCVSVVSEKCRIDTEILPSLFMRCTTDPNRKDRFPAITHLKFLARDMSEQVLLCASSQTSSLVECWSLRKEGLPVNNIFQQISPVVGDKQPMILKWRILSATNDLDRVSAVALPKLPISLTNTDLKVASDTQFYPGLGLALAFQDGSVHMVHRLSLQTMAVFYSSAPRSLDEPALKRPRTTCPAVHFKAMQLSWTSLALVGIDNHGKLSMLRVSPSLGHPLEPKLALQHLLFLLEYCMVTGYDWWDILLHVQPGMVQSLVERLHEEYTRQKPALQQVLSTRILAMKASLCKLSPCTVARVCDYHTKLFLMAVTSTLKSLLRPHFLNTPDKSPGDRLAEICAKITDVDIDKVMINLKTEEFVLDMNILQALQQLLQWGSPLRPGHSFLRDGTSLGMLRELMVVIRIWGLLKPSCLPVYTATSDTQDSMSLLFRLLTKLWICCRDEGPASEPDEGLVDECCLLPSQLLVPNLDWLPASDGLVSRLQPKQPLRLRFGRVPTLPSSTSTLQLDGLTRAPGQPKIDHLRRLHLGAYPTKECKACTRCGCVTMLKSPNEATAVKQWEQRWIKNCLCGGLWRRVPLSCS
- the Med16 gene encoding mediator of RNA polymerase II transcription subunit 16 isoform X3; the protein is MMDLAYVCEWEKWAKSTYCPSLPLACAWSCRNLIAFTTDLRNEDQDLTHLIHILDTEHPWEVHSVSSGHSEAITCLEWDQSGSRLLSADADGQIKCWSMADHLANSWESSVGSQVEGDPIVALSWLHNGVKLALHVEKSGASSFGEKFSRVKFSPSLTLFGGKPMEGWIAVTVSGLVTVSLLKPSGQVLTSTESLCRLRGRVALADIAFTGGGNIVVAAADGSSASPVKFYKVCVSVVSEKCRIDTEILPSLFMRCTTDPNRKDRFPAITHLKFLARDMSEQVLLCASSQTSSLVECWSLRKEGLPVNNIFQQISPVVGDKQPMILKWRILSATNDLDRVSAVALPKLPISLTNTDLKVASDTQFYPGLGLALAFQDGSVHMVHRLSLQTMAVFYSSAPRSLDEPALKRPRTTCPAVHFKAMQLSWTSLALVGIDNHGKLSMLRVSPSLGHPLEPKLALQHLLFLLEYCMVTGYDWWDILLHVQPGMVQSLVERLHEEYTRQKPALQQVLSTRILAMKASLCKLSPCTVARVCDYHTKLFLMAVTSTLKSLLRPHFLNTPDKSPGDRLAEICAKITDVDIDKVMINLKTEEFVLDMNILQALQQLLQWVGDFVLYLLVSLPNQGSPLRPGHSFLRDGTSLGMLRELMVVIRIWGLLKPSCLPVYTATSDTQDSMSLLFRLLTKLWICCRDEGPASEPDEGLVDECCLLPSQLLVPNLDWLPASDGLVSRLQPKQPLRLRFGRVPTLPSSTSTLQLDGLTRAPGQPKIDHLRRLHLGAYPTKECKACTRCGCVTMLKSPNEATAVKQWEQRWIKNCLCGGLWRRVPLSCS
- the Med16 gene encoding mediator of RNA polymerase II transcription subunit 16 isoform X4, with the protein product MAAPDPGRWGECGPRPPGRLGARGGQEPGTVLGAVGMMDLAYVCEWEKWAKSTYCPSLPLACAWSCRNLIAFTTDLRNEDQDLTHLIHILDTEHPWEVHSVSSGHSEAITCLEWDQSGSRLLSADADGQIKCWSMADHLANSWESSVGSQVEGDPIVALSWLHNGVKLALHVEKSGASSFGEKFSRVKFSPSLTLFGGKPMEGWIAVTVSGLVTVSLLKPSGQVLTSTESLCRLRGRVALADIAFTGGGNIVVAAADGSSASPVKFYKVCVSVVSEKCRIDTEILPSLFMRCTTDPNRKDRFPAITHLKFLARDMSEQVLLCASSQTSSLVECWSLRKEGLPVNNIFQQISPVVGDKQPMILKWRILSATNDLDRVSAVALPKLPISLTNTDLKVASDTQFYPGLGLALAFQDGSVHMVHRLSLQTMAVFYSSAPRSLDEPALKRPRTTCPAVHFKAMQLSWTSLALVGIDNHGKLSMLRVSPSLGHPLEPKLALQHLLFLLEYCMVTGYDWWDILLHVQPGMVQSLVERLHEEYTRQKPALQQVLSTRILAMKASLCKLSPCTVARVCDYHTKLFLMAVTSTLKSLLRPHFLNTPDKSPGDRLAEICAKITDVDIDKVMINLKTEEFVLDMNILQALQQLLQWVGDFVLYLLVSLPNQGSPLRPGHSFLRDGTSLGMLRELMVVIRIWGLLKPSCLPVYTATSDTQDSMSLLFRLLTKLWICCEAVTRARPANPTRAWWMSAACYRASCWSPTWTGSLPVTAWSVACSPSSPCACASAGCPRCPAAPPPCSWTASPGPLASPRSTTSGGYTWAPTPPRSAKPAPGVAVSLC
- the Med16 gene encoding mediator of RNA polymerase II transcription subunit 16 isoform X1, translating into MAAPDPGRWGECGPRPPGRLGARGGQEPGTVLGAVGMMDLAYVCEWEKWAKSTYCPSLPLACAWSCRNLIAFTTDLRNEDQDLTHLIHILDTEHPWEVHSVSSGHSEAITCLEWDQSGSRLLSADADGQIKCWSMADHLANSWESSVGSQVEGDPIVALSWLHNGVKLALHVEKSGASSFGEKFSRVKFSPSLTLFGGKPMEGWIAVTVSGLVTVSLLKPSGQVLTSTESLCRLRGRVALADIAFTGGGNIVVAAADGSSASPVKFYKVCVSVVSEKCRIDTEILPSLFMRCTTDPNRKDRFPAITHLKFLARDMSEQVLLCASSQTSSLVECWSLRKEGLPVNNIFQQISPVVGDKQPMILKWRILSATNDLDRVSAVALPKLPISLTNTDLKVASDTQFYPGLGLALAFQDGSVHMVHRLSLQTMAVFYSSAPRSLDEPALKRPRTTCPAVHFKAMQLSWTSLALVGIDNHGKLSMLRVSPSLGHPLEPKLALQHLLFLLEYCMVTGYDWWDILLHVQPGMVQSLVERLHEEYTRQKPALQQVLSTRILAMKASLCKLSPCTVARVCDYHTKLFLMAVTSTLKSLLRPHFLNTPDKSPGDRLAEICAKITDVDIDKVMINLKTEEFVLDMNILQALQQLLQWVGDFVLYLLVSLPNQGSPLRPGHSFLRDGTSLGMLRELMVVIRIWGLLKPSCLPVYTATSDTQDSMSLLFRLLTKLWICCRDEGPASEPDEGLVDECCLLPSQLLVPNLDWLPASDGLVSRLQPKQPLRLRFGRVPTLPSSTSTLQLDGLTRAPGQPKIDHLRRLHLGAYPTKECKACTRCGCVTMLKSPNEATAVKQWEQRWIKNCLCGGLWRRVPLSCS